Proteins from a genomic interval of Diaphorobacter sp. HDW4A:
- a CDS encoding ABC transporter ATP-binding protein, whose product MTAALQIDHLSLSYDTPRGPHPVVRDFALVVESGGIACLFGPSGCGKTSVLRAIAGFEPVQGGEIRLGDAVLSSPSVHLPPEKRHVGMMFQEYGLFPHLTVAQNVVFGLRRQSHAEQHARCDELLALVGLRDAAKKYPHELSGGQQQRVALARALAPSPALLLLDEPFSNLDAATRERLTIEVRDILKQTGQTAVLVTHNEHEAHTMADSMLVMHPLADGAQNPGSH is encoded by the coding sequence ATGACGGCCGCCCTGCAAATCGACCACCTGAGCCTCTCCTACGACACGCCGCGCGGCCCGCATCCGGTCGTGCGCGACTTCGCGCTCGTGGTCGAATCGGGCGGCATCGCCTGCCTGTTTGGCCCCTCGGGTTGCGGCAAAACCTCGGTGCTGCGTGCGATTGCGGGCTTCGAGCCGGTGCAGGGCGGCGAGATCCGGCTCGGCGACGCGGTGCTGTCGTCGCCATCCGTGCATCTGCCGCCAGAGAAGCGCCATGTCGGCATGATGTTCCAGGAATACGGCCTGTTCCCGCACCTCACGGTCGCGCAGAACGTGGTCTTCGGCCTGCGCCGCCAAAGCCATGCTGAACAGCACGCCCGCTGCGACGAACTGCTCGCGCTCGTGGGTCTGCGCGACGCCGCAAAGAAGTACCCGCATGAGCTCTCCGGTGGCCAGCAGCAGCGCGTGGCACTGGCGCGCGCGCTTGCGCCGTCGCCCGCCTTGCTGCTGCTCGACGAGCCGTTTTCCAACCTCGACGCGGCTACGCGCGAACGCCTGACCATCGAGGTGCGTGACATCCTCAAGCAGACCGGCCAGACGGCCGTGCTAGTCACCCACAACGAGCACGAAGCCCACACCATGGCCGATTCCATGCTCGTCATGCACCCGCTCGCGGACGGCGCTCAGAATCCGGGTTCGCACTGA
- a CDS encoding DMT family transporter — MSFSTSSSKFDSVGQRLGAWSGTVAACAFVILWGSSAIVTRWALDHGSASAVLIARYAIALLVLLAVIGNPRRWLPEPGTRKRIAIAGLVMIAGYSVCYFESMSMGITPGMLAVVLGVQPVLTLLLLERRFTAMRLCGLLLALVGLVMVVWQSLMRTGFDVTGMAFALGALLCITTGSLLQKRVQQSPQQVLPLQYIVTLLVCAAFARVQPLRWEMNWSFWLPVLFLAIVTSVFAQLLLYRLIQGGNLVNVTSLFYLVPAVTAGLDFLVLGNAMSALVVLGMVCVLAGVVVVHRKPSSVAST, encoded by the coding sequence ATGTCTTTTTCTACTTCTTCTTCAAAGTTTGATTCCGTAGGCCAACGCCTCGGGGCTTGGTCCGGAACCGTCGCTGCATGCGCGTTCGTCATCCTCTGGGGCAGCTCCGCCATCGTGACGAGATGGGCCCTGGACCACGGCAGTGCGTCGGCTGTGCTCATTGCACGATATGCCATCGCCTTGCTCGTGCTGCTGGCGGTGATCGGCAACCCACGCCGCTGGCTGCCCGAACCCGGCACCCGCAAACGCATCGCCATCGCAGGCTTGGTGATGATCGCGGGCTACTCGGTCTGCTACTTTGAATCCATGTCCATGGGCATCACTCCCGGCATGCTCGCCGTAGTGCTCGGCGTGCAGCCAGTTTTGACTCTTTTGTTGTTGGAGCGTCGCTTCACGGCGATGCGCCTGTGCGGCCTGCTGCTGGCATTGGTCGGTCTCGTGATGGTCGTCTGGCAGAGCCTCATGCGCACCGGCTTTGACGTCACCGGCATGGCCTTCGCGCTGGGTGCGCTCTTGTGCATCACCACCGGATCGCTGCTGCAAAAACGCGTTCAGCAATCGCCGCAGCAGGTCTTACCGCTGCAATACATCGTGACCTTGCTGGTCTGCGCTGCCTTTGCACGGGTGCAGCCGCTGCGTTGGGAGATGAACTGGAGCTTCTGGCTGCCAGTGCTGTTTCTCGCCATCGTCACTTCGGTGTTTGCTCAGTTGTTGCTCTACAGGCTGATCCAGGGTGGGAATCTGGTCAATGTGACCAGCTTGTTTTATCTGGTGCCGGCGGTGACAGCGGGGTTGGATTTTTTGGTGTTGGGGAATGCGATGAGTGCGCTTGTTGTGTTGGGGATGGTGTGTGTTTTGGCGGGGGTAGTGGTGGTGCATCGGAAGCCTTCGAGCGTTGCTTCGACGTAG
- a CDS encoding ABC transporter permease, producing the protein MKNAFWRRFCRNKGAVVGLVVVVIVAIVALLGPLFIEYGPWDMVDSPFVPPMGADGRLLGTDTMGRDILAGVIYGARVSLLIGLVSTVVSLMIGVSVGAISGYFGGWVDAVLMRFTELFQSVPSFALAIVLVAIFEPSVGSMVAAIAVVSWPPVARLVRGEFLTLRQRDFVSAALLAGQSTPRVILTQILPNAVSPIVVMASLMVASAILLESSLSFLGLGDPNQMSWGYMVGTARTVMRQAWWMAVFPGLSIVLTVLALNLVGEGLNDGLNARADAKR; encoded by the coding sequence ATGAAAAACGCATTCTGGCGGCGCTTCTGCCGCAACAAGGGCGCCGTCGTGGGACTGGTGGTCGTGGTCATCGTCGCCATCGTGGCGCTGCTGGGCCCACTGTTCATCGAGTACGGTCCGTGGGACATGGTCGACTCGCCGTTCGTGCCGCCCATGGGCGCAGACGGCCGCCTTCTCGGCACCGACACCATGGGCCGCGACATCCTCGCTGGTGTGATCTACGGGGCGCGCGTGTCGCTGCTCATCGGCCTCGTTTCCACCGTGGTCTCGTTGATGATCGGTGTGAGCGTTGGCGCCATCTCCGGCTACTTCGGCGGTTGGGTCGATGCGGTGCTGATGCGCTTCACCGAGCTGTTCCAGTCGGTGCCGAGCTTTGCGCTGGCGATTGTGCTGGTGGCGATCTTCGAACCCTCGGTGGGATCGATGGTGGCGGCGATTGCCGTGGTCTCGTGGCCGCCGGTTGCGCGTCTCGTGCGCGGGGAATTCCTTACGTTGCGCCAGCGCGATTTCGTCTCTGCCGCTTTGCTGGCCGGTCAATCGACGCCGCGCGTGATCCTTACGCAGATCCTGCCCAACGCGGTCTCGCCCATCGTGGTGATGGCCTCGCTGATGGTGGCGAGCGCCATTCTGCTGGAGTCCAGCCTGAGCTTTCTCGGTCTCGGCGATCCCAACCAGATGAGCTGGGGCTACATGGTGGGTACGGCACGCACCGTGATGCGCCAGGCGTGGTGGATGGCGGTGTTCCCCGGCCTGTCCATCGTGCTGACGGTGCTGGCGTTGAACCTGGTGGGCGAGGGTCTGAACGACGGCCTCAATGCCCGTGCTGATGCAAAGCGATGA
- a CDS encoding ABC transporter ATP-binding protein: MSTNNNFHAEPVLQVKGLSIRLPKGGDRELAVNNVSFDLLPGQTLCVVGESGSGKSMIANGVMGLLPRPHVEPVAGEIVFEGKNLLGFNEEQLRELRGQRIVMIFQEPMTALNPVMRIGDQLEEVFDAHLSLSKAEKHKRIIAALTDVGLPDPELIAKSYPFRLSGGQRQRVMIACALLLEPRLLIADEPTTALDVTTQAQILELIRELQKRRGTAVLFITHDFGVVSEIADHVVVMQMGECVEEGAASEVLLRPQHDYTKKLLAAIPKGVVRAPAEERAAHFVLQVQDLEKVYNTGGGLFSKGRRVHAANAINFDLRRGETLGIVGESGSGKSTVGKCLVGLHSFDSGRILFNGKTLNPGTRFQSVAKSKIQMVFQDPYASLNPRQRIGSAIASGPIAQGVSPDKAKARALDLLKLVGLKEEAYDRFPHEFSGGQRQRIGIARALALDPELLVADEPVSALDVSVQQQVLKLFAEVRKEFGLSMVFITHDLRVAGELCDHIAVMQRGKIVEYGTSQQVLCAPQHEYTQRLIDAIPKLAVEPEMA; the protein is encoded by the coding sequence ATGAGCACCAACAACAACTTTCACGCTGAACCGGTACTGCAGGTCAAGGGCCTGAGCATTCGCCTGCCCAAGGGCGGTGACCGCGAACTCGCGGTGAACAACGTGAGCTTCGACCTGCTGCCGGGCCAGACGCTGTGCGTGGTGGGCGAATCGGGTTCGGGCAAGTCGATGATCGCCAATGGCGTCATGGGGCTGCTGCCGCGTCCACATGTGGAGCCCGTTGCGGGCGAGATCGTATTCGAAGGCAAGAACCTGCTCGGCTTCAACGAAGAGCAGTTGCGCGAGCTGCGTGGCCAGCGCATAGTCATGATTTTTCAGGAGCCGATGACGGCGCTGAATCCGGTCATGCGCATCGGCGATCAGCTCGAAGAAGTGTTCGATGCCCACCTCTCGTTGAGCAAGGCCGAGAAGCACAAGCGCATCATCGCCGCACTCACCGATGTGGGCTTGCCCGATCCGGAACTCATCGCCAAGAGCTACCCGTTCCGTCTTTCGGGCGGTCAGCGCCAGCGCGTGATGATCGCCTGTGCTCTGCTGCTCGAGCCACGTCTGCTGATCGCCGACGAGCCCACGACGGCGCTCGACGTGACCACTCAGGCGCAGATTCTCGAACTGATCCGCGAGCTGCAGAAGCGCCGTGGAACGGCGGTGTTGTTTATCACGCACGACTTCGGGGTGGTGTCCGAAATTGCCGACCATGTGGTCGTCATGCAGATGGGCGAGTGCGTGGAAGAGGGCGCGGCGAGCGAGGTGCTGCTGCGCCCGCAGCACGACTACACGAAGAAGCTGCTCGCCGCCATCCCGAAGGGCGTGGTGCGCGCACCGGCAGAGGAGCGTGCGGCGCATTTCGTGCTGCAGGTGCAGGATCTGGAGAAGGTCTACAACACCGGCGGCGGTCTGTTCAGCAAGGGCAGGCGCGTGCATGCGGCCAATGCCATCAACTTCGATCTGCGGCGCGGCGAGACGCTGGGTATCGTCGGGGAATCGGGCTCGGGCAAGTCCACCGTGGGCAAGTGCCTCGTGGGGCTGCATTCGTTCGACAGCGGCCGCATTCTGTTCAACGGAAAGACTCTGAACCCCGGCACCCGCTTCCAGTCGGTCGCCAAGAGCAAGATCCAGATGGTGTTCCAGGACCCGTATGCATCGCTCAACCCGCGCCAGCGCATCGGCTCGGCGATCGCATCGGGGCCGATTGCGCAGGGTGTATCACCCGACAAGGCGAAGGCGCGCGCGCTCGATCTGCTCAAGCTCGTGGGTTTGAAGGAAGAGGCGTACGACCGCTTCCCGCATGAGTTCTCGGGCGGCCAGCGTCAGCGTATCGGCATTGCCCGCGCACTGGCGCTCGATCCCGAACTACTGGTGGCTGACGAGCCGGTCTCGGCGCTCGACGTGTCGGTGCAGCAGCAGGTGCTCAAACTGTTTGCCGAGGTGCGCAAGGAGTTCGGGCTGTCGATGGTCTTCATCACGCATGACCTGCGCGTGGCGGGCGAGCTCTGCGATCACATCGCAGTGATGCAGCGCGGAAAGATCGTTGAATACGGCACGAGCCAGCAGGTGCTCTGCGCGCCTCAGCATGAATACACGCAGCGTCTGATCGACGCGATACCTAAGTTGGCAGTCGAGCCGGAGATGGCATGA
- a CDS encoding iron ABC transporter permease — MTGRSAFRRRPVGALWQGTSVLIALGVLAPVVSLIWLALGADWAHWTHLVQYVLPDAALNTALLMAGVGVLTLVIGTGCAWLVSAHDFPGRKVLHWALLLPLAMPAYIVAFAYLDLLHPIGPVQGALRWMLGYSSPREWRLPDLRSMGGAVFVLGFVLYPYVYMTARAMFMTQPAHLMEAARMLGESRWGAFRRVALPMARPALAVGLSLALLETLNDIGASEFLGVNTLTVAVYTTWITRTDLAGAAQIACSMLLVVVALVWMERHARRHQRYGSAQRMRAIQPERLHGVKAWLAALFTTVPVLIGFAAPAAYLCWESYKRLSQGQGVSTGLWMSLGNTLTLALGVTVVTVIAGLIVAWATRNSVSTRAPSRWQARVATLGYAIPGTVLAIGLLTPALAMDAGIARLLHLPGLPLMALGVVLVVACCIRFLVIPVGGIESGLQRIPATLEQASRLLGETAFGTLLRVHLPLLRPAIATSALLVFVDAMKELPATLLLRPANFDTLATWLYAEAARGTYEEGAVAALLIVVAGLLPVVLLARTQLQPGAQPLENHPE, encoded by the coding sequence ATGACGGGGCGCTCGGCTTTTCGCCGGCGTCCCGTTGGTGCTTTGTGGCAGGGCACATCGGTGCTGATCGCGCTGGGGGTGCTTGCGCCTGTGGTGTCGCTGATCTGGCTTGCCCTTGGTGCCGATTGGGCGCACTGGACGCATCTGGTGCAGTACGTGCTGCCCGATGCGGCGCTCAACACCGCGCTGCTGATGGCGGGCGTGGGCGTGCTCACGCTGGTGATCGGCACCGGCTGCGCGTGGCTGGTCAGTGCGCATGATTTTCCCGGCCGCAAGGTGCTGCACTGGGCGCTGCTGTTGCCGCTGGCGATGCCTGCGTACATCGTCGCGTTCGCGTATCTCGATCTGCTGCACCCCATCGGCCCGGTGCAGGGCGCGCTGCGCTGGATGCTGGGCTACAGCAGTCCGCGCGAATGGCGGCTGCCCGATCTGCGCTCGATGGGGGGCGCGGTATTTGTGCTCGGCTTTGTGCTCTACCCCTATGTCTACATGACCGCGCGTGCCATGTTCATGACGCAACCCGCGCATCTGATGGAGGCTGCGCGCATGCTCGGCGAAAGTCGCTGGGGCGCGTTCCGCCGGGTGGCCCTGCCGATGGCACGACCGGCGCTGGCTGTGGGCCTGAGCCTTGCGCTGCTGGAGACGCTCAACGACATCGGCGCGTCCGAATTCCTCGGCGTCAACACGCTCACCGTGGCGGTCTACACCACCTGGATCACTCGCACCGATCTGGCCGGAGCCGCGCAGATCGCGTGCTCGATGCTGCTCGTCGTCGTTGCGCTGGTGTGGATGGAGCGCCATGCGCGCCGCCATCAGCGCTACGGCTCGGCACAGCGCATGCGTGCGATCCAGCCCGAGCGCCTGCATGGCGTGAAGGCATGGCTGGCCGCGCTGTTCACCACTGTGCCGGTGCTGATTGGCTTCGCCGCACCCGCCGCTTATCTGTGCTGGGAAAGCTACAAACGACTGAGCCAGGGGCAGGGCGTTTCCACCGGCCTGTGGATGAGTCTTGGCAACACGCTGACGCTCGCGCTGGGCGTGACGGTGGTGACCGTGATCGCCGGCCTCATCGTCGCCTGGGCCACGCGCAACAGCGTGAGCACGCGTGCGCCGTCGCGCTGGCAGGCCCGCGTCGCAACGCTCGGCTATGCGATCCCTGGCACTGTGCTCGCGATTGGGTTGCTCACCCCCGCGCTGGCGATGGATGCCGGTATCGCGCGCTTGCTGCATCTGCCGGGGCTGCCGTTGATGGCGCTTGGTGTCGTGTTGGTCGTGGCCTGCTGCATCCGCTTTCTGGTGATCCCCGTGGGCGGTATCGAGTCCGGGCTGCAGCGCATTCCCGCGACGCTGGAACAGGCCTCGCGCCTGTTGGGCGAGACGGCCTTTGGCACGCTGCTGCGCGTGCATTTGCCGCTGCTGCGACCCGCCATCGCGACCAGCGCGCTGCTGGTGTTCGTCGATGCGATGAAGGAGCTGCCCGCTACGCTGCTGCTGCGCCCCGCGAACTTCGATACGCTCGCCACCTGGCTCTACGCCGAGGCCGCGCGCGGCACCTATGAAGAGGGGGCGGTAGCGGCCTTGCTGATCGTGGTCGCGGGCCTGCTGCCCGTGGTATTGCTCGCGAGGACCCAGCTGCAGCCGGGCGCGCAACCTTTGGAAAATCACCCGGAATGA
- a CDS encoding ArgE/DapE family deacylase produces MTYSASDIERPASSITLSSSVPDTAAIRQAVLAQTDYMREALIQLVRAPSLSGQETPACETMEALLDELGLVTERLPMNTADMASHPLFSCPCNPDGERYNLLAVMEPPADVEPNMGGNLLFNGHLDVVPTGPESLWEKQPFDPYEKDGWIYGRGAGDMKGGIVCALAALRTLQSMGLRPASRIGINTVVDEEDTGNGTLVTLGALQRARTKARYASFDAVVLPEPFAETLMSAQIGVCWLTVTLTGRPTHVAYMNQGLNPIEAGIEIMRALREVQEEWNLPENRHPAFAHVEQPININLGTIEGGEWKSSVPCTCTMGIRASFYPDRGAREAIEWFSHFIERTAARLNPDLVVRIETNGFAAPGCVYDLEHPAMQLLAESHEAMHGEAPRHLACTATTDGRHFRLMTDWAVTNYGPVARNIHGVDECVSVGSMVRVTETLVRYIVLYCGVVAL; encoded by the coding sequence ATGACCTATTCAGCCTCCGACATCGAACGCCCTGCTTCTTCCATCACGTTGTCATCATCCGTACCCGACACGGCCGCCATCCGCCAGGCCGTGCTCGCGCAGACCGACTATATGAGGGAAGCCCTTATTCAACTCGTGCGCGCACCGAGCCTGAGCGGCCAGGAAACGCCCGCCTGCGAAACTATGGAGGCGCTGCTTGATGAGCTTGGCCTCGTCACCGAGCGCCTGCCGATGAACACCGCCGACATGGCATCGCACCCGCTGTTCAGCTGCCCCTGCAACCCCGACGGCGAGCGCTACAACCTGCTTGCCGTGATGGAACCGCCTGCAGACGTTGAGCCGAACATGGGCGGCAACCTGCTGTTCAACGGCCACCTCGACGTGGTGCCCACCGGCCCCGAATCACTGTGGGAAAAGCAGCCGTTCGATCCCTACGAGAAAGACGGCTGGATCTACGGGCGCGGCGCGGGCGACATGAAAGGCGGCATCGTCTGCGCCCTTGCCGCGCTGCGCACCCTGCAATCCATGGGCTTGCGCCCCGCCTCGCGCATCGGCATCAACACGGTGGTCGACGAAGAAGACACCGGCAACGGCACGCTGGTGACGCTGGGCGCATTGCAGCGCGCACGCACCAAGGCCCGCTATGCAAGCTTTGACGCGGTCGTGCTTCCCGAGCCATTTGCCGAAACGCTGATGTCCGCGCAGATAGGCGTGTGCTGGCTGACCGTGACGCTCACCGGCCGCCCCACCCATGTGGCCTACATGAACCAGGGCCTGAACCCGATTGAAGCGGGCATCGAGATCATGCGAGCGCTGCGTGAGGTGCAGGAGGAATGGAATCTTCCCGAGAACCGCCATCCCGCGTTCGCGCATGTCGAGCAGCCGATCAACATCAATTTAGGCACCATCGAGGGAGGCGAATGGAAATCTTCGGTGCCCTGCACCTGCACCATGGGTATCCGTGCGAGCTTCTATCCAGATCGTGGTGCGCGCGAGGCGATTGAATGGTTCTCGCATTTCATCGAGCGGACGGCGGCGCGGCTCAATCCGGATCTGGTGGTGAGGATCGAGACCAACGGGTTTGCTGCTCCCGGGTGTGTCTACGATCTTGAGCATCCGGCGATGCAGTTGCTGGCCGAGTCACATGAGGCGATGCACGGGGAGGCGCCTCGGCATCTGGCTTGTACGGCGACGACCGATGGGCGGCATTTCCGGTTGATGACGGATTGGGCGGTGACGAATTACGGGCCTGTGGCTCGGAACATTCATGGGGTGGATGAATGTGTGAGTGTGGGGAGTATGGTTCGGGTTACCGAGACGTTGGTTCGGTATATCGTGTTGTATTGTGGGGTGGTGGCTTTGTGA
- a CDS encoding class II aldolase/adducin family protein: MQTADTVIEPIAAATGAPTWSEAEWAVRKDLAAAYRLMAHLGLDDSIYTHISVRVPGRHDQFLINPYGMLFRDVTASSLVKVGVDGLLVEPSDYDVNPAGFTIHSALHMARHDATCIVHTHTVGGVAVSSMACGLQPCNQWALQFYHRVAYHDFEGIALNHEERERLVRDMGTEHKALILRNHGLLTIGATVAEAFINMLNLERACRVQVAIQSAGQITQVVPTDVCELTARQYEEGASNRLPGAADPHAREWRAMKQRLQPGSTVPYDA; encoded by the coding sequence ATGCAAACCGCCGACACCGTGATCGAACCAATCGCTGCCGCCACGGGCGCGCCAACGTGGAGTGAGGCTGAATGGGCCGTCCGCAAGGACTTGGCCGCCGCCTATCGGCTCATGGCCCATCTGGGGCTGGACGACAGCATCTACACGCATATTTCGGTGCGCGTTCCGGGCCGCCACGACCAGTTTTTGATCAACCCGTACGGCATGCTGTTCCGTGACGTGACGGCGTCCTCGCTGGTCAAGGTGGGGGTGGATGGGCTACTGGTGGAGCCTTCCGACTACGACGTGAACCCGGCTGGTTTCACCATCCACAGCGCGCTGCACATGGCGCGCCACGACGCGACGTGCATCGTGCACACGCACACCGTCGGCGGCGTAGCGGTGTCATCCATGGCCTGCGGTCTGCAGCCTTGCAATCAATGGGCGCTGCAGTTCTACCACCGTGTGGCGTATCACGACTTCGAAGGCATTGCGCTGAACCACGAGGAGCGCGAGCGTCTGGTGCGTGACATGGGCACCGAGCACAAGGCGCTGATCCTGCGCAATCACGGTCTGTTGACCATCGGTGCGACTGTGGCCGAGGCTTTCATCAACATGTTGAATCTGGAGCGCGCCTGCCGCGTGCAGGTGGCCATCCAGTCCGCAGGCCAGATCACGCAGGTCGTGCCCACTGATGTCTGCGAGCTCACAGCCCGGCAATACGAAGAAGGCGCAAGCAACCGCCTGCCGGGCGCGGCCGATCCGCATGCGCGCGAATGGCGTGCGATGAAGCAGCGCCTGCAGCCGGGCAGCACCGTTCCATATGACGCGTGA
- a CDS encoding ABC transporter permease: protein MNRLQLMLKRVIQGLAAILMIATVNFLLIRAAPGDPVSVLAGEAGASDAQFVAQLRTQFGLDQPLPMQLMTYLGKVVQLDLGFSYRQQQPVIDLILERLPATLLLTGSAFVLSLIMGVALGAWSSRKVGTWVDSGITVLALVFYATPLYWLAMMAVLLFTVQLNWLPGFGYFTVGADLSGMAFAWDIFLHLLMPSLTLALFYMAVYVRMTRSSMLEVAQMDFVKTARAKGVHPRRIHHNHILRNALLPVVTLAGIQAGGMIGGAVLTETVFSWPGIGRLMFDALLQRDYNLLMGCFLVTSAMAVLFNLITDFIYTLVDPRIELS, encoded by the coding sequence ATGAACAGACTCCAACTGATGCTCAAACGCGTGATTCAGGGGCTCGCCGCCATTCTGATGATCGCCACCGTGAACTTCCTGTTGATCCGGGCGGCTCCCGGCGACCCGGTATCGGTGCTCGCGGGCGAGGCCGGTGCCTCGGACGCGCAATTCGTCGCGCAGCTGCGCACGCAGTTCGGGCTCGATCAACCGCTGCCCATGCAGCTCATGACCTATCTGGGCAAGGTGGTGCAGCTCGATCTGGGCTTCTCGTATCGCCAGCAGCAGCCGGTGATCGATCTGATTCTCGAGCGACTTCCCGCCACGCTGCTGCTCACCGGCAGCGCGTTCGTGCTGTCGCTGATCATGGGCGTGGCGCTGGGTGCTTGGTCCAGTCGCAAGGTGGGCACCTGGGTGGACAGCGGCATCACCGTGCTCGCGCTCGTGTTCTATGCCACGCCGCTGTACTGGCTCGCGATGATGGCGGTGCTGCTGTTCACCGTGCAGCTCAACTGGCTGCCGGGCTTTGGCTACTTCACCGTGGGCGCAGACCTCTCCGGCATGGCGTTCGCGTGGGACATCTTCCTGCATCTGCTGATGCCATCGCTCACGCTCGCGCTGTTCTACATGGCCGTGTATGTGCGGATGACGCGCTCGTCGATGCTGGAAGTCGCGCAGATGGATTTCGTCAAGACCGCGCGCGCCAAGGGCGTGCATCCGCGCCGCATCCATCACAACCACATCCTGCGCAACGCGCTCTTGCCGGTGGTGACGCTCGCGGGCATCCAGGCGGGCGGAATGATCGGCGGCGCGGTGCTCACCGAGACCGTGTTCAGCTGGCCCGGCATTGGCCGACTGATGTTCGACGCGTTGCTGCAGCGCGACTACAACCTGCTGATGGGCTGCTTCCTCGTCACCTCCGCGATGGCGGTGCTGTTCAACCTGATCACCGACTTCATCTACACGCTGGTCGATCCGCGCATCGAACTGTCCTGA
- a CDS encoding ABC transporter substrate-binding protein, producing MKRRELIQLTASSLGLTIAGVPLSVLAQGKAGGTINAIVQPEPPGLMLGILQNAPTQMVAGNIYEGLVRMTEKLEPVPALAESWKMSDDGLTCTFKLKKGVKWHDGKPFSSADVVFSVDVFLRKTHARLRGNLGVVESITAPDANTVVFKLKQPFGPFLGLFEVGSMPMVPKHVYEGAADFLNHPANNKPIGTGPFKLKEWVKGSYIQLTANEDYHVPGVPSVKDVYFHVIPDAASRAAAFESGKVDVVPGGAVEFFDVKRLAALPGVAVTTKGWEFFAPQSWLWLNNRRKPFDNPKFRQAIMWALDREAMAKIAWHGYAKPAMGPLNSSVKFYTEKVTHYKRDLDKAKALIKESGYNGQPLRLLPMPYGESWMRVAEIIRQNLMQAGIKVEMVSTDVAGWNSRLNEWDFDMSTTYVFQYGDPALGVARNYISSQIVKGSPFNNVEGYSNPKVDALFDAGAREIDPAKRAVIYEEVQKLLVDEVPVAWLHEMKFPTLYRTKIDNLISSGIGLNDSFAYAKLK from the coding sequence ATGAAACGACGCGAACTGATCCAACTGACCGCTTCCAGTCTTGGCCTGACCATTGCAGGCGTGCCGCTTTCTGTGCTCGCACAAGGCAAGGCCGGTGGCACCATCAACGCCATCGTGCAACCCGAGCCGCCGGGGCTGATGCTCGGCATTCTGCAGAACGCACCCACGCAGATGGTGGCGGGCAACATCTACGAAGGTCTGGTGCGCATGACCGAAAAGCTCGAGCCCGTGCCCGCGCTGGCCGAGTCGTGGAAGATGAGCGACGACGGCCTGACCTGCACCTTCAAGCTCAAGAAGGGCGTGAAGTGGCACGACGGCAAGCCGTTCAGCAGCGCCGATGTGGTGTTCTCGGTGGACGTGTTTCTGCGCAAGACACACGCCCGTCTGCGCGGCAATCTGGGTGTGGTTGAGTCCATCACCGCGCCCGACGCGAACACCGTGGTCTTCAAGCTCAAGCAGCCCTTCGGCCCGTTCCTCGGCCTGTTCGAGGTCGGCTCGATGCCGATGGTGCCCAAGCACGTCTATGAAGGCGCGGCCGATTTCCTCAACCATCCGGCCAACAACAAGCCCATCGGCACGGGGCCGTTCAAGCTCAAGGAATGGGTCAAGGGCTCGTACATTCAACTCACCGCCAACGAGGACTACCACGTGCCCGGCGTGCCTTCGGTGAAGGACGTGTACTTCCACGTGATCCCCGATGCCGCATCGCGCGCGGCCGCGTTCGAATCCGGCAAGGTGGACGTGGTGCCCGGCGGTGCCGTCGAGTTCTTCGATGTGAAGCGTCTCGCCGCGCTGCCCGGAGTCGCTGTGACCACCAAGGGCTGGGAGTTCTTCGCGCCGCAGTCGTGGCTGTGGCTCAACAATCGTCGCAAGCCTTTTGACAATCCCAAGTTCCGCCAGGCCATCATGTGGGCGCTCGACCGCGAGGCCATGGCCAAGATCGCGTGGCACGGCTACGCCAAGCCTGCGATGGGTCCGCTCAACAGCTCGGTGAAATTCTACACCGAGAAGGTCACGCACTACAAGCGCGACCTCGACAAGGCCAAGGCGCTGATCAAGGAGTCGGGCTACAACGGTCAGCCGTTGCGCCTCTTGCCGATGCCTTATGGCGAGAGCTGGATGCGCGTGGCCGAGATCATCCGCCAGAACCTGATGCAGGCCGGCATCAAGGTGGAGATGGTCTCCACCGACGTGGCGGGCTGGAACTCGCGCCTCAACGAGTGGGACTTTGACATGTCCACCACCTATGTCTTCCAGTACGGCGACCCGGCGCTCGGCGTGGCACGCAACTACATCTCCAGCCAGATCGTCAAGGGCTCGCCGTTCAACAACGTCGAGGGCTACAGCAACCCCAAGGTGGATGCGTTGTTCGATGCCGGTGCCCGCGAGATCGACCCCGCCAAGCGCGCAGTCATCTACGAGGAAGTGCAGAAGCTGCTGGTCGATGAGGTGCCCGTCGCGTGGCTGCACGAGATGAAGTTCCCGACGCTCTACCGTACCAAGATCGACAACCTGATCAGCTCGGGCATCGGTCTGAACGACAGCTTCGCCTACGCCAAGCTCAAGTGA